A region of Novipirellula aureliae DNA encodes the following proteins:
- a CDS encoding glycosyl hydrolase family 95 catalytic domain-containing protein — MPRKILPFVSLLLFAAISQAATAPQIPETLPVPLRGFVSREPAETWESGLITGNGTIGANMLSRPLEERIIFTHERLFLPQGPPTMPPDTSARLFEIRRLIDRGLYRQATQLAFDLSGQPDFLYPDPFVPAFDLTIVSEQAGEISRYARSVDFQTGEATVHWQDDRGRFERRLFVSRKDGVAVLAINASAPGSIHCRLALEPRKPSDKLDAKTLQRSQTVFNECVKDIVTGADESGLTFTNQFSKAYPGSIHSLEAVARVESIGGTRTPNEDGSLEIKDADQVLVLVDLKPLYDPDASTIDKTKAMLAGLPKDYQQLLGRHAKIHGELFNRMRLDIGGEADHRRTTEDLLVDSSYEKLNRALIEKVFDAGRYNIISCTGELPPVLQGVWGGTYAPGWASDFTHNGNVPSAIASNMMGNMPELMLAYTSYIESIEPWLEINAKHMFGARGVVLPSRSTTHGFNNALVDTFAGGFWVAGAAWASHFFYDYYLYTGDREFLANHALPFMEKSALFFEDYLYEGDDGKLVFSPTQSPENTPGNSNSQGTFNATMDVAAAKELLTNLIAASKALDKNAGKIPVWQAMLDKMPAYMINDEGIIKEWLTPRLENNDSHRHSSQLYPLYDGMTPEIAESPELQAAFKKSIEYKLDKHWKNNQTGFMSFGLVQLGQASTSLGESELAYHCLTHLVNRFWLSNLASMHNHRSLFNMDISGGMPAVIIKMLVASEPGKIQLLPALPKQWPTGQIDGVLCRGAIEIETLKWAPNKVELTLTSKQAQTIVLSVPAAIVESTASCTEGSVELSTTGSRRQVSLGLPGGKRVKVVLQLQS, encoded by the coding sequence ATGCCCCGAAAAATCTTGCCGTTCGTTTCACTCTTGTTGTTTGCAGCGATATCTCAAGCAGCGACAGCTCCGCAAATTCCAGAAACGTTGCCTGTTCCTCTACGTGGCTTTGTTAGCCGCGAACCAGCGGAAACTTGGGAGTCGGGTTTGATCACAGGCAATGGCACCATCGGCGCCAATATGCTCAGCCGTCCGCTCGAAGAACGGATCATCTTCACTCACGAGCGATTGTTTTTGCCGCAGGGTCCACCCACGATGCCGCCCGACACGTCGGCTCGATTGTTCGAAATTCGCCGCTTGATCGATCGGGGGCTGTATCGTCAAGCAACTCAGTTGGCGTTCGATTTGTCGGGGCAACCCGACTTTTTGTATCCCGATCCGTTCGTGCCTGCCTTTGACTTAACGATTGTATCCGAACAAGCTGGAGAGATATCCCGCTATGCTCGTTCCGTTGACTTCCAAACGGGTGAAGCAACCGTGCATTGGCAAGATGATCGTGGGCGTTTCGAACGCCGCTTGTTTGTCTCGCGAAAAGATGGTGTTGCTGTTCTGGCAATCAATGCGTCCGCGCCTGGATCGATCCATTGCCGATTGGCACTCGAACCGCGAAAGCCGAGTGATAAACTTGACGCGAAAACACTGCAGCGGTCGCAGACCGTTTTCAACGAGTGCGTAAAGGATATCGTCACGGGGGCCGACGAGTCCGGATTGACGTTCACCAACCAATTTTCGAAAGCGTACCCTGGCAGCATCCATTCGCTCGAAGCAGTCGCTCGCGTCGAGTCGATTGGTGGAACACGAACGCCTAACGAAGACGGGAGTCTCGAAATCAAAGACGCCGACCAAGTATTGGTCTTGGTTGACCTGAAGCCGCTTTACGACCCCGATGCTTCCACGATCGACAAGACAAAAGCGATGCTTGCCGGTCTGCCTAAGGATTATCAACAACTATTGGGTCGCCATGCAAAGATCCATGGCGAGCTATTTAACCGGATGCGGTTGGACATTGGCGGGGAAGCGGATCATCGCAGGACGACGGAAGACTTGCTGGTCGATTCCAGCTACGAAAAGTTAAACCGCGCGTTGATTGAAAAGGTATTTGACGCGGGCCGCTACAACATCATTTCTTGCACCGGAGAACTACCACCGGTGTTGCAGGGCGTGTGGGGGGGGACCTACGCACCGGGTTGGGCAAGTGATTTCACGCACAACGGCAACGTACCATCCGCGATCGCGTCCAACATGATGGGAAATATGCCTGAATTGATGCTCGCCTATACGTCGTACATCGAATCAATCGAACCTTGGCTTGAAATCAATGCCAAACATATGTTTGGTGCTCGCGGCGTCGTGCTGCCATCGAGGTCAACGACCCATGGATTCAATAATGCCTTGGTCGACACGTTTGCAGGTGGCTTTTGGGTCGCTGGCGCCGCTTGGGCATCCCACTTCTTCTACGACTACTACCTTTATACGGGCGATCGAGAATTCCTGGCTAACCATGCATTGCCCTTCATGGAAAAGTCGGCACTCTTCTTTGAAGACTATTTGTACGAAGGAGACGATGGGAAGTTGGTATTTTCGCCCACCCAATCGCCTGAAAACACACCCGGCAATAGCAACTCACAGGGCACTTTTAATGCGACGATGGATGTCGCTGCTGCAAAGGAATTGTTGACCAATCTAATCGCGGCGTCGAAGGCACTTGATAAGAACGCCGGGAAGATCCCCGTTTGGCAGGCGATGCTTGACAAAATGCCAGCTTACATGATCAACGATGAGGGAATCATCAAAGAATGGCTAACGCCGCGTTTGGAGAACAACGATAGTCATCGTCATTCGTCTCAGTTGTACCCGCTGTACGATGGCATGACACCAGAGATCGCTGAGAGCCCAGAACTGCAGGCCGCCTTCAAAAAGAGCATTGAGTACAAACTCGATAAACATTGGAAAAACAATCAGACCGGATTCATGTCGTTTGGGCTGGTCCAATTGGGCCAAGCGTCGACGAGTCTTGGTGAGAGTGAATTGGCCTACCATTGTTTGACACACTTGGTGAATCGATTTTGGCTTAGCAATCTCGCGTCGATGCACAATCACCGCTCGCTGTTCAATATGGACATTAGTGGTGGCATGCCTGCCGTGATCATCAAGATGCTGGTTGCTTCGGAGCCGGGCAAAATCCAACTCCTGCCGGCGCTGCCGAAGCAGTGGCCAACAGGACAAATCGACGGAGTGCTCTGTCGTGGCGCAATCGAAATCGAAACGTTGAAGTGGGCACCAAACAAAGTCGAGCTTACGCTGACCTCGAAACAGGCACAAACGATTGTCTTGAGCGTACCAGCGGCGATTGTGGAGTCGACGGCAAGTTGCACTGAGGGAAGTGTGGAGTTGAGCACGACCGGAAGCCGCCGACAAGTAAGTTTAGGCCTACCAGGCGGAAAGCGTGTGAAAGTAGTGCTTCAGCTGCAATCCTAA
- a CDS encoding ATP-binding protein: MASLFVVRGRDQGKHFSIGDSVVRIGRDKSNTIQLLDTEASRVHAEIQHDSNGRFELIDLDSSNGTLVNGRSIERRRLASGDRIEIGSTLLIFTDTGKPSTLDSAHGVDIVLQSHSHDASRIVSSLGSSIEPSSESIPLASRAASQQGKQTVTTRTRASQTEADRSLEVMYRTAIAVGRTDDLEELLNRILRLVFDWVEADRGCVMLRDHQSGHFQPAARCDRDSENDLKTGIDLEQKKRISISRTILDFVLEKKEGVRTTDAGDDIRFDSAASIVTAGVREAICVPLQGRYDIVGALYVDTYTNPKQMIARDYAPRFTDDQLRLMTAIGHQAALAIEDTFYYSALLQGERLAAMGQTIATLSHHIKNILQGIRGGGYLIEAGLDREDTDAVRRGWRMVDRNQERISNLVLDMLTFSKERTPECVDADLNETVRDILELMQARASELQVTMRAELSDKMPDASFDPDAMHRAILNLITNAIDAASEHARQSEQIATVEVVTRFDEVDGWIIDVIDNGPGVAEQDRQKIFSLFESGKGSRGTGLGLPVSAKIMHEHGGEIAVLLPKNGIGSCFRLRLPTDAKGTDAGQNETIAYEHDTLRDFDEK, encoded by the coding sequence ATGGCATCTTTATTTGTGGTCCGAGGACGCGACCAGGGTAAACATTTTTCGATCGGCGATAGCGTCGTTCGAATCGGACGAGATAAGTCGAATACCATCCAATTGCTTGACACCGAAGCTTCGCGGGTTCATGCCGAAATACAGCATGACTCCAATGGACGCTTTGAATTGATCGATCTCGATAGCAGTAACGGGACGCTTGTCAATGGCCGATCGATCGAACGACGACGTTTGGCGAGCGGTGACCGCATCGAGATCGGCAGCACGCTGTTGATCTTCACCGATACAGGCAAACCCAGTACGCTCGACTCCGCTCATGGAGTCGATATCGTTTTGCAAAGTCACTCTCATGACGCCAGTCGGATCGTGTCTTCGTTGGGCTCGTCCATCGAACCGTCCTCTGAATCGATACCGCTGGCCTCTCGTGCGGCATCCCAGCAGGGTAAGCAGACGGTAACAACTCGAACGAGAGCGTCGCAGACCGAAGCCGATCGCTCATTGGAAGTGATGTACCGAACCGCGATCGCCGTAGGCCGAACCGACGATTTGGAGGAACTGCTAAATCGCATCTTGCGGCTGGTTTTCGATTGGGTGGAAGCGGACCGCGGCTGTGTGATGCTTCGAGACCATCAATCGGGACATTTTCAACCAGCCGCCCGCTGTGATCGTGATAGCGAAAATGATCTGAAAACTGGCATTGATTTGGAACAAAAGAAACGTATTTCGATTAGTCGAACGATTCTCGATTTTGTCCTGGAAAAGAAAGAAGGGGTGCGAACCACGGACGCGGGCGATGATATTCGCTTCGATTCCGCAGCATCGATCGTCACTGCCGGTGTCCGAGAAGCGATTTGCGTACCGCTGCAGGGACGTTACGATATCGTTGGTGCGCTGTATGTCGACACCTACACCAACCCGAAACAAATGATCGCGCGTGACTATGCGCCGCGGTTTACGGACGATCAGTTGCGGTTGATGACGGCAATTGGACATCAAGCCGCATTGGCAATTGAAGATACGTTCTACTATTCTGCACTCCTGCAAGGGGAACGACTCGCGGCAATGGGCCAAACGATTGCAACGCTTTCTCACCACATCAAGAATATCTTGCAAGGTATTCGAGGGGGCGGCTATTTGATCGAAGCAGGACTTGACCGCGAAGATACCGACGCGGTGAGACGTGGGTGGCGGATGGTGGACCGGAACCAGGAACGGATTTCGAACCTCGTACTCGACATGTTAACCTTCTCTAAAGAGAGAACACCAGAGTGCGTGGATGCGGATCTGAACGAAACCGTTCGCGATATTCTCGAACTGATGCAAGCGCGTGCATCCGAGTTGCAGGTAACAATGCGGGCTGAATTATCGGACAAAATGCCCGATGCCTCGTTTGATCCCGATGCCATGCACCGTGCAATCTTGAATTTGATTACCAACGCGATCGATGCAGCGAGTGAACATGCGAGGCAATCGGAGCAGATCGCTACCGTCGAAGTGGTCACTCGGTTTGATGAGGTCGATGGTTGGATCATCGACGTGATCGATAATGGGCCCGGTGTTGCGGAGCAAGATCGCCAGAAGATCTTCTCGCTCTTCGAATCGGGAAAAGGATCGCGAGGTACAGGTTTAGGATTACCCGTCAGCGCAAAGATCATGCATGAACACGGCGGTGAAATCGCGGTGCTACTACCAAAGAATGGTATCGGAAGCTGCTTCCGATTGCGATTGCCAACCGATGCAAAAGGTACCGATGCAGGTCAAAACGAAACGATTGCGTATGAGCATGATACGCTGCGTGATTTCGACGAAAAGTAG
- a CDS encoding lipid-binding SYLF domain-containing protein produces MSRTFIWFPNRLATGLASLAILIPVALSPESVSAQLNTVIEPNVLSVSVEEQLVQASALVLSETMNRPLNRIPESMLSNASGVAIIPNVMKGSFIVGARYGRGLLFVREADGIWHAPVFITLTGGNIGWQVGVQSSDVVLVFKTPRSVQGVLSGKLTIGGDAAAAAGPVGRQAAIATDGNMQAEIYSYSRSRGLFAGVSIDGSVVQVDPLATAAYYQSPALGQPVVVPPSALNLTSAIATYANSTVAPPTAQQNSGQPVPSYHYELAQANRVSEADVIRNQIIQLAPQLYNQLDDQWKNYLALPGKILAEPQHPDPQEIQSVITRFDTVAANPAYQALASRPDFQSLVGLLKHYHQTLVAQLTAGSKTEIQLPPPPM; encoded by the coding sequence ATGTCACGCACTTTTATTTGGTTTCCCAACAGGCTTGCTACTGGGTTGGCCTCGCTGGCCATTTTAATTCCTGTCGCCTTATCGCCTGAATCCGTATCGGCTCAGCTCAATACGGTTATTGAACCTAACGTATTGTCTGTATCCGTTGAAGAGCAACTTGTGCAGGCATCGGCGTTGGTCCTCAGCGAGACGATGAATCGTCCGCTCAATCGGATTCCCGAATCGATGCTCTCCAACGCATCGGGTGTAGCGATCATTCCCAACGTCATGAAGGGCAGCTTCATCGTGGGGGCGCGTTATGGGCGTGGTTTGCTGTTCGTTCGTGAAGCGGACGGCATTTGGCACGCTCCGGTTTTCATCACGCTGACCGGCGGCAATATCGGTTGGCAAGTTGGGGTTCAATCATCCGATGTTGTTTTGGTTTTCAAAACGCCTCGTAGCGTTCAAGGGGTGCTCTCCGGAAAGCTAACCATCGGTGGTGATGCCGCCGCAGCCGCTGGGCCTGTCGGGCGACAAGCTGCCATCGCGACGGACGGTAATATGCAGGCCGAAATATACTCTTACTCGAGAAGCCGAGGCTTGTTCGCAGGTGTATCGATCGATGGATCCGTCGTCCAAGTCGACCCGCTTGCGACAGCGGCTTATTACCAAAGCCCGGCGCTAGGTCAACCCGTTGTCGTCCCCCCATCAGCATTGAATTTGACCTCGGCGATCGCAACGTATGCAAATAGCACGGTCGCTCCTCCAACCGCACAACAAAACAGTGGACAACCAGTCCCCTCCTATCATTACGAACTCGCCCAAGCGAATCGAGTTTCCGAGGCGGATGTTATTCGCAACCAGATCATACAACTCGCTCCGCAACTCTACAATCAATTGGATGACCAGTGGAAAAATTACTTGGCGTTGCCTGGAAAGATTCTAGCGGAACCGCAGCATCCGGATCCACAAGAAATCCAAAGTGTGATTACGAGGTTTGATACGGTTGCAGCCAATCCCGCCTATCAAGCTTTGGCATCGCGACCCGACTTTCAATCGCTCGTCGGTTTGCTCAAACATTACCACCAAACCTTGGTCGCCCAATTGACCGCAGGATCAAAAACAGAAATTCAATTGCCACCGCCTCCCATGTAG
- a CDS encoding DEAD/DEAH box helicase — MTHPANSPSSSNDDSDTNPNSTENVCKDTPLTFRDLALSESVQQAVSKSGYESPSSIQAAVIPFLLDGRDVIGQAQTGTGKTAAFALPALSRIDPSKSAVQVLVLAPTRELALQVSKSFSTYGSCMKGLSVLPIYGGQDYEPQLRQLRRGVQVVVGTPGRVIDHIKRGTLSVKSLDCLVLDEADEMLNMGFLEDVQFVLDQTPSETQIALFSATLPEPIRRIAKKHLKNPETIQIKQRTMTAASIRQRALYVTPRQKPELLMRLLEAEQTDGVIVFAKTKESTTTLADELTRSGYAAAALNGDMPQGLRERTVQKLKSGDLNILVATDVAARGLDVSRISHVINYDAPHDNESYVHRIGRTGRAGRSGEAILLLSKGQTGRLKAIERLTRQSIEIVHPPSTAEINKKRVDGFKERIRETIAEKDVTFFKQMINEYAETSGHSVEMVAAALADMAQNGRPLLLKDVPKAKRVKERSAKRDFDNSYESDRPSNRRSSRGAPVREGMQRFRVEVGHVDGLKPGNLVGAIANEAGIEGRCIGPINIETHYSTVDLPEGMPNDIFQTLRRTWVVGKQLEIRGFDDRKSHDGGSSHKGKRKPFSKNGGAKRFAKGAAGEAGAKFRKKKKNKKKAEKAFAK, encoded by the coding sequence ATGACTCATCCGGCGAACAGCCCCTCTAGCTCGAACGACGACAGCGACACCAATCCAAATTCAACGGAAAATGTTTGCAAGGACACTCCGTTGACCTTTCGCGATCTTGCACTCAGTGAGTCCGTTCAACAAGCCGTATCGAAATCAGGCTATGAGTCGCCTTCGTCGATCCAAGCTGCGGTGATTCCGTTTTTGCTCGATGGTCGCGACGTGATCGGGCAAGCGCAAACCGGGACGGGAAAGACAGCTGCTTTCGCTTTGCCAGCCCTATCACGCATCGATCCTAGTAAGTCAGCAGTTCAAGTTCTGGTTCTTGCCCCGACCCGTGAATTGGCCCTTCAGGTTTCTAAGTCATTCTCGACTTACGGATCGTGTATGAAAGGTCTTTCCGTTTTGCCGATTTATGGTGGTCAAGATTACGAACCTCAACTGCGCCAACTTCGTCGCGGTGTGCAGGTCGTCGTGGGAACTCCCGGACGAGTGATCGATCATATCAAGCGGGGAACGCTATCGGTCAAGTCACTCGATTGCTTGGTGCTCGACGAGGCGGACGAGATGCTCAATATGGGCTTCTTGGAAGATGTACAATTTGTGCTCGACCAAACGCCATCGGAGACACAGATTGCCTTGTTTTCGGCAACATTGCCCGAACCAATTCGGCGCATTGCCAAGAAGCACTTGAAGAATCCTGAGACGATTCAAATCAAGCAAAGGACGATGACGGCGGCTAGCATTCGCCAACGAGCACTGTATGTGACGCCGCGACAAAAACCAGAACTATTGATGCGATTGCTCGAAGCGGAACAAACCGACGGCGTCATCGTGTTTGCGAAAACAAAGGAATCGACGACCACACTGGCCGATGAGTTGACTCGATCTGGCTACGCTGCGGCAGCACTCAATGGCGACATGCCTCAAGGACTTCGCGAACGAACCGTCCAAAAGCTGAAGTCGGGTGACCTCAATATCTTGGTCGCAACGGACGTGGCTGCTCGCGGGTTGGATGTCTCTCGCATTAGCCATGTGATCAACTACGACGCTCCCCATGATAACGAATCTTACGTCCACCGAATTGGCCGAACGGGTCGTGCTGGCCGCAGCGGAGAAGCGATTCTGCTTCTGTCCAAAGGTCAAACCGGACGCTTGAAAGCAATCGAACGATTGACTCGACAATCGATTGAGATCGTGCATCCGCCTTCGACCGCTGAGATCAATAAAAAACGTGTCGATGGATTCAAGGAGCGGATTCGCGAAACCATTGCCGAGAAAGATGTGACGTTTTTCAAGCAAATGATCAACGAGTACGCTGAGACGTCGGGGCACAGCGTCGAGATGGTTGCTGCGGCATTGGCCGATATGGCACAAAATGGCCGTCCTCTGTTGCTGAAGGATGTGCCGAAGGCAAAGCGAGTGAAGGAGCGATCCGCGAAGCGTGATTTTGACAACTCCTACGAATCCGATCGACCGTCAAACCGTCGATCGTCGCGTGGTGCACCCGTTCGCGAGGGGATGCAACGTTTCCGGGTCGAGGTTGGTCATGTCGACGGGCTGAAGCCAGGGAACTTGGTCGGTGCGATTGCGAACGAAGCGGGGATCGAGGGGCGATGCATTGGCCCGATCAATATCGAGACGCACTACAGCACCGTCGATTTACCAGAAGGAATGCCGAACGATATTTTCCAAACCTTACGTCGTACTTGGGTGGTAGGAAAACAACTAGAAATTCGCGGTTTTGACGACCGGAAATCACACGACGGTGGATCAAGTCATAAAGGAAAGCGAAAACCATTTTCCAAGAATGGTGGCGCTAAACGCTTTGCCAAAGGAGCCGCAGGTGAAGCTGGTGCCAAATTCCGCAAGAAAAAGAAGAACAAAAAGAAGGCTGAAAAAGCGTTCGCAAAGTAG
- a CDS encoding sugar porter family MFS transporter, with the protein MNLRLFFWSLTAALAGFLFGFDTVVISGAEKAIQSLWGLGDGLHGLAMGMALWGTVIGSMLGSIPTDRFGRRRTLLWIGIFYLVSAVWSGLATDVYSFMIARFIGGLGVGISTVAAPLYISEIAPPKHRGLLAGMFQFNIVFGILVAFVSNSLLGGIGDNAWRWMLGVEAIPALVFSALCLRLPESPRWLIGRKQDPEGGAAVLRMITPEASTDEIESEMKAIRESANESSSSGPFWTRRLATPISLAFLIAFFNQLSGINAILYFAPRIFELTNMGEQSARLQSIGIGLTNLVFTFVGLWLIDRLGRRTLLTIGSFGYIASLGLCAWAFATETFWIVPTCIFAFIAAHAVGQGTVIWVFISEIFPNRHRAQGQSLGCFTHWIFAALLTTFFPSVVTRFPASYVFGFFCFMMVLQLIWVVIMVPETKGRSLEQIEHEMG; encoded by the coding sequence GTGAATCTACGCCTATTTTTCTGGTCTTTGACCGCCGCTCTCGCCGGTTTTCTCTTCGGCTTCGACACCGTTGTCATATCGGGTGCTGAAAAAGCAATTCAATCGCTATGGGGACTCGGTGATGGATTGCACGGCTTGGCAATGGGGATGGCATTGTGGGGAACCGTAATCGGTTCGATGCTAGGCAGTATTCCGACCGACCGCTTTGGACGCAGGCGAACGCTGTTGTGGATCGGCATATTCTATCTCGTGTCCGCCGTTTGGTCGGGACTCGCGACCGATGTCTATTCGTTTATGATCGCTCGATTTATAGGAGGCCTCGGCGTCGGGATCTCGACGGTCGCCGCACCGCTTTACATTTCGGAGATCGCTCCCCCAAAACATCGAGGTCTGTTGGCCGGGATGTTCCAATTCAACATTGTTTTCGGGATTTTGGTTGCCTTCGTTTCCAATTCGCTGCTCGGCGGTATTGGCGACAATGCATGGCGGTGGATGCTAGGGGTCGAGGCGATTCCGGCATTGGTTTTTAGTGCCCTTTGCCTTCGGCTCCCCGAAAGTCCACGCTGGTTGATCGGGCGAAAACAGGATCCGGAGGGTGGAGCCGCGGTGTTACGCATGATAACTCCCGAAGCTTCAACGGATGAGATCGAGTCGGAAATGAAAGCGATCAGGGAGAGTGCAAACGAAAGTTCAAGCTCTGGACCGTTTTGGACTCGTCGCTTAGCGACGCCGATTTCACTGGCCTTTCTCATCGCTTTCTTCAATCAGCTGTCTGGCATCAATGCGATTTTGTACTTCGCGCCGCGCATTTTTGAACTAACAAACATGGGCGAACAATCGGCTCGTTTGCAATCGATCGGCATCGGACTGACCAATCTCGTCTTTACCTTCGTTGGGCTTTGGTTGATTGATCGACTCGGTCGCCGAACGTTATTGACGATCGGCTCGTTTGGCTATATCGCATCGCTTGGATTGTGTGCCTGGGCGTTCGCGACCGAAACGTTTTGGATCGTACCGACGTGCATTTTTGCCTTCATTGCCGCCCACGCGGTTGGCCAAGGCACCGTGATTTGGGTCTTTATCTCCGAGATCTTTCCAAATCGGCACCGGGCTCAAGGACAATCCCTGGGCTGTTTCACTCACTGGATCTTTGCAGCTTTGCTGACGACGTTTTTTCCATCGGTGGTTACCAGATTTCCGGCCAGTTACGTGTTTGGTTTCTTCTGTTTCATGATGGTCCTGCAGCTGATTTGGGTTGTCATCATGGTCCCTGAAACCAAAGGGCGCTCGCTTGAGCAAATTGAACACGAGATGGGTTGA
- a CDS encoding DUF1501 domain-containing protein: MNEDFSRRSFVQAVAKSCLGVSLLPGLASIAAAANPSGGKKNKRMIYLFMSGAMSQIDTFDPKPGRDGQGPTGVIRTKLPGVQFGEHFPKLAAMADKLAIIRSMNSTTGAHGPGQYLMRTNYTEIASIVHPGWGSWLQKTQGRSHPSLPASVQVGGGQGPGWLGTAYAPVPVGDPDKGLENTKPPAYMTDQLFDHRMDLAAEFDKPFRKRTIGNLEVDGYDELYRDAIGLLRSKDLAAFDIQAEPQSIQEKYGQSKLGRGCLLARRLIEHGVQFVEVNYGGWDHHNELAESMPEHGSTLDQALSTLLGDLEDRGLLEETLVVVGTEFGRKPSINARGGRDHHPAAYSCLMAGGGINVGQVYGSTDKDAFYADDNPVSVEDFNATIGAALGLPIEQEFFSPQGRPFTIAHDGIPIDAIVS, from the coding sequence ATGAATGAAGACTTTTCTCGCCGCTCGTTCGTGCAAGCGGTTGCAAAATCTTGCCTCGGAGTAAGTTTGTTGCCGGGTTTGGCCAGTATCGCTGCGGCAGCAAATCCTTCGGGGGGCAAAAAAAATAAGCGAATGATCTATTTGTTCATGTCGGGTGCGATGAGCCAAATCGATACATTTGACCCGAAACCGGGCCGCGATGGCCAGGGTCCGACGGGTGTCATCCGAACGAAACTGCCCGGTGTCCAATTTGGTGAGCATTTTCCGAAGTTAGCTGCGATGGCGGATAAGCTTGCGATCATTCGATCAATGAATTCGACCACCGGCGCCCATGGTCCAGGCCAATATCTGATGCGGACGAACTATACCGAGATCGCCTCGATCGTTCATCCCGGCTGGGGATCTTGGTTGCAGAAGACGCAAGGTCGCAGCCACCCGTCGCTTCCCGCCAGCGTCCAGGTCGGTGGTGGACAGGGCCCGGGATGGCTCGGAACCGCCTATGCGCCGGTTCCCGTAGGCGATCCTGATAAGGGACTTGAAAACACAAAGCCGCCCGCCTACATGACCGATCAATTATTCGATCATCGCATGGATTTGGCAGCTGAATTTGACAAACCGTTTCGCAAACGAACGATTGGAAATCTCGAAGTCGACGGCTATGACGAATTGTACCGCGACGCGATTGGCTTGCTCCGTAGCAAGGATTTGGCTGCGTTTGATATCCAGGCGGAACCGCAATCGATTCAAGAGAAGTACGGGCAATCGAAATTGGGCAGAGGCTGTCTGTTAGCACGCCGCTTGATTGAACATGGTGTGCAATTCGTTGAAGTCAATTACGGTGGCTGGGATCATCACAATGAGTTGGCCGAGAGTATGCCCGAACATGGCAGCACACTCGATCAAGCTTTAAGCACGCTGTTAGGCGACCTGGAAGATCGAGGGCTGCTCGAAGAAACACTTGTCGTTGTCGGAACCGAGTTCGGTCGAAAACCAAGCATCAATGCACGTGGTGGCCGCGATCATCACCCGGCCGCCTACTCCTGTTTGATGGCTGGTGGCGGGATCAACGTCGGGCAGGTTTACGGCTCAACCGACAAAGACGCCTTCTATGCTGACGATAATCCCGTTAGCGTCGAGGATTTTAATGCGACGATCGGTGCGGCATTGGGGCTGCCGATCGAACAAGAGTTTTTCTCGCCTCAAGGCCGCCCGTTCACAATTGCCCACGACGGAATTCCGATCGACGCGATCGTCTCTTAA